A single Vanacampus margaritifer isolate UIUO_Vmar chromosome 7, RoL_Vmar_1.0, whole genome shotgun sequence DNA region contains:
- the patl1 gene encoding protein PAT1 homolog 1 isoform X3 produces MFRFQSLDEDCTLEEEDDGLAEEEDEIDQFNDDTFGAGAIDDDWQEEHKRLAGLDERDELGEGLGLGVVVKDETNLGAVEDSSSTYVTSAVGNLPFHSAFPLPHHSSSSGIHQSDVEDGRREGDLAESLARLVLEADPAIAGVGAAERSVFPPNQKFEHDSRAKVLHQPPPISLSTHPHQLPHQHQRPPGPSTSGHHPSPMLTYQQQQHLLRSVPGAIGQMNSRNIWENSMGFGPVSVAPALVTHMEDSPLMSIIKEVGLPKRPSQGKNDEVRDLSERVPPPRSSSPVIGSPPVRAVPIGTPPKQPMGHSLNHQIHHPTAVHVRAPIQHRYPPPFPERLSPNALLNFANSPLCRGPFPPGISPVLSQIQRAQLLNSQVAGVPRGGPVPPLLPAGGGFRPFFSGPHPTHGHRMGPPHPHSYPNHMPPIRHNTTHLHPQHRRILTQRMQNRPGDRSRTGGDWRSRDPYSNLMTQKEKEWVTKIQMMQLQSTDPFLDDYYYQHYYEKMEKRQEKERDSSKKEHTTKLITPQVAKIEHTYRPVQFAGSLGKLTVSSVNNPRKMIDAVVTTRSDDEEKREKQVWNKRRQILYTVEKIYSLLLEVQDFEKRFVHAPEEDREALLEQHKTNTMQLCNSLQDKEWDDRVSDERCVMIMSVRKGKRLISRLLPYLPHSHAAAVVMAIAHNLPTLAKKDKQDQVLCWLVEPVSAVIMSMSSTSLTDLLQELQGSEGQLAAVLHNKFGVTLLYLILSEGERMQSSDPNCQLMDDNRWTELVFSVTRELLSIPSSSLSPPLFTPSNLMPLFSRFIDRQRLDLLQEKLQ; encoded by the exons TCCCTGGATGAAGACTGTACgttggaggaggaagatgacggACTAGCTGAGGAAGAAGATGAAATTGACCAGTTTAACGATGATACCTTTGGGGCTGGGGCTATAG ATGATGACTGGCAAGAGGAACATAAGCGCCTTGCTGGGCTTGATGAGCGAGATGAACTTGGAGAGGGGCTTGGGTTAGGAGTGGTGGtgaaagatgaaacaaatttAGGAGCAGTTGAGGATTCATCGTCCACCTATGTCACATCTGCCGTGGGCAATCTTCCCTTTCACTCAGCCTTCCCATTACCTCACCACTCCTCTTCTTCTGGCATACATCAGTCAG ATGTGGAAGATGGAAGAAGGGAAGGTGACTTGGCTGAGTCGCTAGCAAGACTAGTCCTGGAAGCTGACCCGGCTATTGCTGGAGTCGGGGCAGCAGAGAGGTCTGTTTTTCCCCCAAACCAAAAGTTCGAACATGACTCAAGGGCCAAAGTCCTGCACCAACCTCCCCCCATTTCACTTTCAACTCACCCCCACCAGCTGCCCCATCAGCACCAACGGCCTCCTGGGCCCTCCACTTCAG GCCATCATCCCTCGCCAATGCTCACCTACCAACAGCAGCAACATTTACTTCGTTCTGTCCCTGGTGCCATTGGCCAG ATGAACTCGCGCAATATCTGGGAGAACAGTATGGGTTTTGGACCAGTCAGTGTTGCTCCCGCATTAGTTACACACATGGag GATAGTCCGTTAATGTCAATAATAAAGGAGGTGGGACTTCCAAAACGTCCATCTCAGGGGAAGAATGATGAAGTACGGGATTTGTCAGAGAGGGTTCCACCTCCACGCTCCTCTTCTCCTGTGATTGGCTCCCCTCCAGTCAGGGCAGTGCCTATTGGGACTCCGCCCAAACAACCAATGGGTCACTCCTTAAATCATCAG attCATCATCCCACAGCAGTTCATGTGAGAGCCCCGATCCAGCACAGATACCCTCCTCCTTTCCCTGAACGTTTGTCACCCAACGCTCTGCTCAATTTTGCT AACTCGCCACTGTGTCGTGGACCATTTCCTCCAGGAATCAGTCCAGTACTGTCACAGATTCAACGGGCCCAGCTTCTCAACTCTCAG GTGGCCGGAGTTCCCCGTGGTGGTCCGGTGCCCCCTTTGTTACCAGCCGGGGGTGGTTTCAGACCATTTTTCAGTGGCCCACACCCTACACACGGTCATCGAATGGGTCCCCCGCATCCTCATAGCTATCCAAACCACATGCCGCCCATCCGGCACAACACCACTCATCTCCATCCTCAACACCGGCGCATACTTACCCAGCGGATGCAAAACAGGCCCGG AGACCGAAGCAGAACAGGAGGGGACTGGCGCAGCAGGGACCCATACAGTAACCTGATGACTCAGAAAGAGAAGGAATGGGtcactaaaatccaaatgatgcAGCTTCAAAGTACTGACCCTTTCCTGGATGACTACTACTATCAG CACTACTATGAAAAGATGGAGAAACGtcaagaaaaagagagagacagcaGTAAAAAAGAACACACTACCAAGCTCATCACTCCACAAGTTGCCAAGATTGAACACACCTACAGACCAG TTCAGTTTGCAGGCTCTTTGGGTAAACTGACAGTTTCAAGTGTCAACAATCCACGTAAAATGATTGACGCAGTTGTGACCACGCGCTCAGATGACGAG GAGAAGAGGGAAAAGCAGGTTTGGAATAAAAGACGACAGATACTATACACTGTGGAAAAG ATCTACAGTTTGCTGCTCGAGGTTCAAGACTTTGAGAAACGCTTTGTCCATGCTCCTGAGGAGGACAGGGAGGCTTTACTGGAGCAGCACAAAACCAATACCATGCAGCTCTGTAACTCTCTGCAAGATAAGGAGTGGGACGACAG GGTGAGTGACGAACGATGTGTGATGATCATGTCGGTGAGGAAAGGCAAGCGACTCATCTCCAGGCTCCTCCCTTACCTACCCCACTCCCATGCTGCCGCCGTTGTTATGGCAATTGCACACAACCTTCCGACTCTGGCCAAGAAGGACAAGCAGGACCAG GTGTTGTGCTGGTTAGTGGAGCCAGTCTCTGCAGTGATCATGTCCATGTCGAGCACCTCCCTCACAGACTTGCTGCAGGAGCTTCAGGGCAGTGAGGGTCAACTTGCTGCTGTACTGCACAACAAG TTTGGTGTGACGCTGCTCTATCTGATCTTGAGTGAAGGAGAGAGGATGCAAAGCTCAGACCCCAACTGTCAGCTCATGGATGACAATCGATG GACGGAGCTGGTGTTTTCTGTGACTAGGGAATTGCTCAGCATTCCCTCTTCATCCCTCTCACCTCCTCTCTTCACACCTAGCAACCTGATGCCCCTCTTCTCACGCTTTATTGACCGACAGCGATTG
- the patl1 gene encoding protein PAT1 homolog 1 isoform X1, protein MFRFQSLDEDCTLEEEDDGLAEEEDEIDQFNDDTFGAGAIDDDWQEEHKRLAGLDERDELGEGLGLGVVVKDETNLGAVEDSSSTYVTSAVGNLPFHSAFPLPHHSSSSGIHQSDVEDGRREGDLAESLARLVLEADPAIAGVGAAERSVFPPNQKFEHDSRAKVLHQPPPISLSTHPHQLPHQHQRPPGPSTSGHHPSPMLTYQQQQHLLRSVPGAIGQMNSRNIWENSMGFGPVSVAPALVTHMEDSPLMSIIKEVGLPKRPSQGKNDEVRDLSERVPPPRSSSPVIGSPPVRAVPIGTPPKQPMGHSLNHQIHHPTAVHVRAPIQHRYPPPFPERLSPNALLNFANSPLCRGPFPPGISPVLSQIQRAQLLNSQVAGVPRGGPVPPLLPAGGGFRPFFSGPHPTHGHRMGPPHPHSYPNHMPPIRHNTTHLHPQHRRILTQRMQNRPGDRSRTGGDWRSRDPYSNLMTQKEKEWVTKIQMMQLQSTDPFLDDYYYQHYYEKMEKRQEKERDSSKKEHTTKLITPQVAKIEHTYRPVQFAGSLGKLTVSSVNNPRKMIDAVVTTRSDDEEKREKQVWNKRRQILYTVEKIYSLLLEVQDFEKRFVHAPEEDREALLEQHKTNTMQLCNSLQDKEWDDRVSDERCVMIMSVRKGKRLISRLLPYLPHSHAAAVVMAIAHNLPTLAKKDKQDQVLCWLVEPVSAVIMSMSSTSLTDLLQELQGSEGQLAAVLHNKFGVTLLYLILSEGERMQSSDPNCQLMDDNRWTELVFSVTRELLSIPSSSLSPPLFTPSNLMPLFSRFIDRQRLDLLQEKLQSGGGSSFSKEAQSSLSPATSSSSSDWIPRRSQDSRET, encoded by the exons TCCCTGGATGAAGACTGTACgttggaggaggaagatgacggACTAGCTGAGGAAGAAGATGAAATTGACCAGTTTAACGATGATACCTTTGGGGCTGGGGCTATAG ATGATGACTGGCAAGAGGAACATAAGCGCCTTGCTGGGCTTGATGAGCGAGATGAACTTGGAGAGGGGCTTGGGTTAGGAGTGGTGGtgaaagatgaaacaaatttAGGAGCAGTTGAGGATTCATCGTCCACCTATGTCACATCTGCCGTGGGCAATCTTCCCTTTCACTCAGCCTTCCCATTACCTCACCACTCCTCTTCTTCTGGCATACATCAGTCAG ATGTGGAAGATGGAAGAAGGGAAGGTGACTTGGCTGAGTCGCTAGCAAGACTAGTCCTGGAAGCTGACCCGGCTATTGCTGGAGTCGGGGCAGCAGAGAGGTCTGTTTTTCCCCCAAACCAAAAGTTCGAACATGACTCAAGGGCCAAAGTCCTGCACCAACCTCCCCCCATTTCACTTTCAACTCACCCCCACCAGCTGCCCCATCAGCACCAACGGCCTCCTGGGCCCTCCACTTCAG GCCATCATCCCTCGCCAATGCTCACCTACCAACAGCAGCAACATTTACTTCGTTCTGTCCCTGGTGCCATTGGCCAG ATGAACTCGCGCAATATCTGGGAGAACAGTATGGGTTTTGGACCAGTCAGTGTTGCTCCCGCATTAGTTACACACATGGag GATAGTCCGTTAATGTCAATAATAAAGGAGGTGGGACTTCCAAAACGTCCATCTCAGGGGAAGAATGATGAAGTACGGGATTTGTCAGAGAGGGTTCCACCTCCACGCTCCTCTTCTCCTGTGATTGGCTCCCCTCCAGTCAGGGCAGTGCCTATTGGGACTCCGCCCAAACAACCAATGGGTCACTCCTTAAATCATCAG attCATCATCCCACAGCAGTTCATGTGAGAGCCCCGATCCAGCACAGATACCCTCCTCCTTTCCCTGAACGTTTGTCACCCAACGCTCTGCTCAATTTTGCT AACTCGCCACTGTGTCGTGGACCATTTCCTCCAGGAATCAGTCCAGTACTGTCACAGATTCAACGGGCCCAGCTTCTCAACTCTCAG GTGGCCGGAGTTCCCCGTGGTGGTCCGGTGCCCCCTTTGTTACCAGCCGGGGGTGGTTTCAGACCATTTTTCAGTGGCCCACACCCTACACACGGTCATCGAATGGGTCCCCCGCATCCTCATAGCTATCCAAACCACATGCCGCCCATCCGGCACAACACCACTCATCTCCATCCTCAACACCGGCGCATACTTACCCAGCGGATGCAAAACAGGCCCGG AGACCGAAGCAGAACAGGAGGGGACTGGCGCAGCAGGGACCCATACAGTAACCTGATGACTCAGAAAGAGAAGGAATGGGtcactaaaatccaaatgatgcAGCTTCAAAGTACTGACCCTTTCCTGGATGACTACTACTATCAG CACTACTATGAAAAGATGGAGAAACGtcaagaaaaagagagagacagcaGTAAAAAAGAACACACTACCAAGCTCATCACTCCACAAGTTGCCAAGATTGAACACACCTACAGACCAG TTCAGTTTGCAGGCTCTTTGGGTAAACTGACAGTTTCAAGTGTCAACAATCCACGTAAAATGATTGACGCAGTTGTGACCACGCGCTCAGATGACGAG GAGAAGAGGGAAAAGCAGGTTTGGAATAAAAGACGACAGATACTATACACTGTGGAAAAG ATCTACAGTTTGCTGCTCGAGGTTCAAGACTTTGAGAAACGCTTTGTCCATGCTCCTGAGGAGGACAGGGAGGCTTTACTGGAGCAGCACAAAACCAATACCATGCAGCTCTGTAACTCTCTGCAAGATAAGGAGTGGGACGACAG GGTGAGTGACGAACGATGTGTGATGATCATGTCGGTGAGGAAAGGCAAGCGACTCATCTCCAGGCTCCTCCCTTACCTACCCCACTCCCATGCTGCCGCCGTTGTTATGGCAATTGCACACAACCTTCCGACTCTGGCCAAGAAGGACAAGCAGGACCAG GTGTTGTGCTGGTTAGTGGAGCCAGTCTCTGCAGTGATCATGTCCATGTCGAGCACCTCCCTCACAGACTTGCTGCAGGAGCTTCAGGGCAGTGAGGGTCAACTTGCTGCTGTACTGCACAACAAG TTTGGTGTGACGCTGCTCTATCTGATCTTGAGTGAAGGAGAGAGGATGCAAAGCTCAGACCCCAACTGTCAGCTCATGGATGACAATCGATG GACGGAGCTGGTGTTTTCTGTGACTAGGGAATTGCTCAGCATTCCCTCTTCATCCCTCTCACCTCCTCTCTTCACACCTAGCAACCTGATGCCCCTCTTCTCACGCTTTATTGACCGACAGCGATTG
- the patl1 gene encoding protein PAT1 homolog 1 isoform X2, which yields MFRFQSLDEDCTLEEEDDGLAEEEDEIDQFNDDTFGAGAIDDDWQEEHKRLAGLDERDELGEGLGLGVVVKDETNLGAVEDSSSTYVTSAVGNLPFHSAFPLPHHSSSSGIHQSDVEDGRREGDLAESLARLVLEADPAIAGVGAAERSVFPPNQKFEHDSRAKVLHQPPPISLSTHPHQLPHQHQRPPGPSTSGHHPSPMLTYQQQQHLLRSVPGAIGQMNSRNIWENSMGFGPVSVAPALVTHMEDSPLMSIIKEVGLPKRPSQGKNDEVRDLSERVPPPRSSSPVIGSPPVRAVPIGTPPKQPMGHSLNHQIHHPTAVHVRAPIQHRYPPPFPERLSPNALLNFANSPLCRGPFPPGISPVLSQIQRAQLLNSQVAGVPRGGPVPPLLPAGGGFRPFFSGPHPTHGHRMGPPHPHSYPNHMPPIRHNTTHLHPQHRRILTQRMQNRPGDRSRTGGDWRSRDPYSNLMTQKEKEWVTKIQMMQLQSTDPFLDDYYYQHYYEKMEKRQEKERDSSKKEHTTKLITPQVAKIEHTYRPVQFAGSLGKLTVSSVNNPRKMIDAVVTTRSDDEEKREKQVWNKRRQILYTVEKIYSLLLEVQDFEKRFVHAPEEDREALLEQHKTNTMQLCNSLQDKEWDDRVSDERCVMIMSVRKGKRLISRLLPYLPHSHAAAVVMAIAHNLPTLAKKDKQDQVLCWLVEPVSAVIMSMSSTSLTDLLQELQGSEGQLAAVLHNKFGVTLLYLILSEGERMQSSDPNCQLMDDNRWTELVFSVTRELLSIPSSSLSPPLFTPSNLMPLFSRFIDRQRLDLLQEKLQISNLSR from the exons TCCCTGGATGAAGACTGTACgttggaggaggaagatgacggACTAGCTGAGGAAGAAGATGAAATTGACCAGTTTAACGATGATACCTTTGGGGCTGGGGCTATAG ATGATGACTGGCAAGAGGAACATAAGCGCCTTGCTGGGCTTGATGAGCGAGATGAACTTGGAGAGGGGCTTGGGTTAGGAGTGGTGGtgaaagatgaaacaaatttAGGAGCAGTTGAGGATTCATCGTCCACCTATGTCACATCTGCCGTGGGCAATCTTCCCTTTCACTCAGCCTTCCCATTACCTCACCACTCCTCTTCTTCTGGCATACATCAGTCAG ATGTGGAAGATGGAAGAAGGGAAGGTGACTTGGCTGAGTCGCTAGCAAGACTAGTCCTGGAAGCTGACCCGGCTATTGCTGGAGTCGGGGCAGCAGAGAGGTCTGTTTTTCCCCCAAACCAAAAGTTCGAACATGACTCAAGGGCCAAAGTCCTGCACCAACCTCCCCCCATTTCACTTTCAACTCACCCCCACCAGCTGCCCCATCAGCACCAACGGCCTCCTGGGCCCTCCACTTCAG GCCATCATCCCTCGCCAATGCTCACCTACCAACAGCAGCAACATTTACTTCGTTCTGTCCCTGGTGCCATTGGCCAG ATGAACTCGCGCAATATCTGGGAGAACAGTATGGGTTTTGGACCAGTCAGTGTTGCTCCCGCATTAGTTACACACATGGag GATAGTCCGTTAATGTCAATAATAAAGGAGGTGGGACTTCCAAAACGTCCATCTCAGGGGAAGAATGATGAAGTACGGGATTTGTCAGAGAGGGTTCCACCTCCACGCTCCTCTTCTCCTGTGATTGGCTCCCCTCCAGTCAGGGCAGTGCCTATTGGGACTCCGCCCAAACAACCAATGGGTCACTCCTTAAATCATCAG attCATCATCCCACAGCAGTTCATGTGAGAGCCCCGATCCAGCACAGATACCCTCCTCCTTTCCCTGAACGTTTGTCACCCAACGCTCTGCTCAATTTTGCT AACTCGCCACTGTGTCGTGGACCATTTCCTCCAGGAATCAGTCCAGTACTGTCACAGATTCAACGGGCCCAGCTTCTCAACTCTCAG GTGGCCGGAGTTCCCCGTGGTGGTCCGGTGCCCCCTTTGTTACCAGCCGGGGGTGGTTTCAGACCATTTTTCAGTGGCCCACACCCTACACACGGTCATCGAATGGGTCCCCCGCATCCTCATAGCTATCCAAACCACATGCCGCCCATCCGGCACAACACCACTCATCTCCATCCTCAACACCGGCGCATACTTACCCAGCGGATGCAAAACAGGCCCGG AGACCGAAGCAGAACAGGAGGGGACTGGCGCAGCAGGGACCCATACAGTAACCTGATGACTCAGAAAGAGAAGGAATGGGtcactaaaatccaaatgatgcAGCTTCAAAGTACTGACCCTTTCCTGGATGACTACTACTATCAG CACTACTATGAAAAGATGGAGAAACGtcaagaaaaagagagagacagcaGTAAAAAAGAACACACTACCAAGCTCATCACTCCACAAGTTGCCAAGATTGAACACACCTACAGACCAG TTCAGTTTGCAGGCTCTTTGGGTAAACTGACAGTTTCAAGTGTCAACAATCCACGTAAAATGATTGACGCAGTTGTGACCACGCGCTCAGATGACGAG GAGAAGAGGGAAAAGCAGGTTTGGAATAAAAGACGACAGATACTATACACTGTGGAAAAG ATCTACAGTTTGCTGCTCGAGGTTCAAGACTTTGAGAAACGCTTTGTCCATGCTCCTGAGGAGGACAGGGAGGCTTTACTGGAGCAGCACAAAACCAATACCATGCAGCTCTGTAACTCTCTGCAAGATAAGGAGTGGGACGACAG GGTGAGTGACGAACGATGTGTGATGATCATGTCGGTGAGGAAAGGCAAGCGACTCATCTCCAGGCTCCTCCCTTACCTACCCCACTCCCATGCTGCCGCCGTTGTTATGGCAATTGCACACAACCTTCCGACTCTGGCCAAGAAGGACAAGCAGGACCAG GTGTTGTGCTGGTTAGTGGAGCCAGTCTCTGCAGTGATCATGTCCATGTCGAGCACCTCCCTCACAGACTTGCTGCAGGAGCTTCAGGGCAGTGAGGGTCAACTTGCTGCTGTACTGCACAACAAG TTTGGTGTGACGCTGCTCTATCTGATCTTGAGTGAAGGAGAGAGGATGCAAAGCTCAGACCCCAACTGTCAGCTCATGGATGACAATCGATG GACGGAGCTGGTGTTTTCTGTGACTAGGGAATTGCTCAGCATTCCCTCTTCATCCCTCTCACCTCCTCTCTTCACACCTAGCAACCTGATGCCCCTCTTCTCACGCTTTATTGACCGACAGCGATTG